In the Mastomys coucha isolate ucsf_1 unplaced genomic scaffold, UCSF_Mcou_1 pScaffold18, whole genome shotgun sequence genome, one interval contains:
- the LOC116096655 gene encoding zinc finger MYM-type protein 1-like — MNKMLPTVPATAVRLSCFSCKRLFQDGQTAFQRKGSTELFCSRLCIDGHPSPAVSPAPLKRMCLNCSRDILNLKDMKSVRLEDSSCNKNFCSQSCLTSYEEKRKPCVTVYTDSTLPKCIICQKTSTKPPRILRSFPCKSLKLSDEMIVIANDVGNLEVYCSVCFSSYNSAVMESSSVNVSMVHSASKENLCPKKYPVISNIMSLVNNRVDLVVNADLLQATLSSAPTNVIVNNSASESSSGVANSAGQPSLLPSCSVLCEDTAAPIEEVQNNSETNQDPTHSTKSTKGNEGPCLSKSTSIKQKIKKEPPPPGESWSPGLQHLHPSTANDIAFCYSCYLFFQKKFSCQKETFATQGTADWEKMLETFRKHEESEVHLKSLQFWRQYQFLDAVPHDNSSVHSKQIEGNKKYLKLIIENILFLGKQCLLLKGNEQSISSINKGNFLELLEIRARDKGEVFQLMSSHVDFYSSTLVQEEIIEIIKGEMLQEIVSEINASSAFSIICEEVAGSTTERQLSVCVRYPQKTPSAVLVKERFLGFVTAEEVTGAHVHRRIKAYLQQVGVDFNKICGQAYDSATNFRVKLNEVVTEFKKEEPRVLYVHCHAHCFELAVISFCKEVKELRSALNTLSSLFNTVRLSGEMLGSLQTMCKLSLNKTCKKHRSQSCWPAHDHLLLAVTDCLPEIIEMLESMSHRSSGTAVAAELDDLLAMVTKFEFIFCLKFLYRVLSITGILSREFQSETVDIFSLFSKIEAILECLSSERNDIYFKTIWDGADEVCKKITSKGFDVEKPSFQKRRKIQRTVDPGNSEHVVSPTSADEQYKVNIYYQGLDTILKNLKLYFSEFDYCKMRQISELLFKWNEPLNEATAKHIQEFYKLEADIIPELRFYRQYASLNFVTENGSLSLIDLGCLFTQHGLHNNIPCITKLLHIALSWPITSANNEKSFSTLPHLKTYLLRTMGQEKLSSLALIAVEQELVNKLMEPERLGGIVEKFISQMKDT, encoded by the exons agacatttTAAATCTAAAGGATATGAAGAGTGTCCGGTTGGAGGATAGTAGTTGTAACAAAAACTTTTGTAGCCAATCTTGTCTTACATcatatgaagaaaaaagaaagccatgtgTTACCGTATATACTGATAGCACTTTGCCTAAGTGCATCATATGTCAGAAGACATCTACT AAACCACCCAGAATACTTAGATCTTTTCCTTGCAAATCACTGAAGCTGTCAGATGAGATGATTGTGATTGCTAATGACGTGGGGAACTTAGAGGTTTACTGCTCcgtttgtttttcttcatacaACAGTGCTGTGATGGAATCCTCTTCAG tTAATGTATCCATGGTACACAGTGCTTCAAAAGAGAACCTCTGTCCAAAGAAATATCCAGTTATAAGCAATATAATGTCACTAGTAAACAATCGTGTTGACCTGGTTGTGAATGCTGATCTCTTACAAG CTACACTTTCTTCTGCACCTACAAATGTCATTGTGAAT AACTCAGCCAGTGAGTCCAGCAGTGGTGTTGCTAATAGTGCGGGCCAGCCAAGCCTCCTCCCATCTTGCTCAGTTCTCTGTGAGGACACAGCTGCTCCCATTGAGGAAGTACAGAACAACAGTGAGACAAACCAGGATCCTACACACAGCACAAAATCCACGAAAGGAAATGAAGGGCCGTGTCTCTCAAAGTCTAcatccataaaacaaaaaattaaaaaagagccTCCGCCTCCTGGAGAGTCTTGGAGCCCAGGTCTCCAGCATCTGCATCCTAGCACTGCGAACGATATCGCATTCTGCTATTCTTGCTACTTGTTCTTCCAGAAAAAATTTAGCTGTCAGAAAGAAACTTTTGCAACCCAAGGAACTGCTGACTGGGAGAAAATGCTGGAAACTTTCAGAAAGCATGAAGAAAGTGAAGTGCACTTAAAGTCCTTGCAGTTTTGGAGGCAGTACCAGTTTCTGGATGCTGTTCCACATGACAATTCATCTGTTCATTCAAAACAGATTGAAGGAAACAAAAAGTACCTGAAGCTCATCATtgagaacattttatttcttggaaAACAGTGCTTGCTcttaaaaggaaatgaacaatCTATTTCATCTATTAATAAAGGCAATTTTTTGGAATTACTAGAAATTAGAGCAAGAGATAAAGGAGAAGTGTTTCAGCTTATGAGTTCACACGTTGACTTCTATAGTAGTACACTTGTCCAGGAGGAGATTATTGAAATAATAAAGGGTGAAATGTTGCAAGAAATTGTGAGTGAGATCAACGCCTCCTCAGCCTTTTCAATAATCTGTGAGGAGGTAGCTGGTAGTACCACTGAGAGgcagctttctgtgtgtgtgaggtacCCGCAAAAAACACCAAGTGCTGTCTTGGTTAAAGAAAGATTCCTGGGGTTTGTTACTGCCGAGGAGGTGACTGGGGCCCACGTGCACAGGCGTATCAAAGCTTACCTACAGCAGGTTGGAgttgattttaataaaatatgtggCCAAGCCTATGATAGTGCCACAAATTTTAGGGTAAAATTGAATGAAGTTGTAAcagaattcaagaaggaagagccaagagttctttATGTGCATTGTCATGCACATTGTTTCGAGTTAGCGGTGATTAGCTTTTGTAAGGAGGTGAAGGAGCTCCGCAGTGCACTAAACACTCTCAGCTCTTTGTTCAACACTGTTCGCTTGTCTGGAGAAATGTTGGGAAGTTTGCAAACCATGTGTAAGCTAAGTCTGAATAAAACTTGTAAGAAACACAGGTCACAGTCGTGTTGGCCAGCCCACGACCATTTGTTACTGGCTGTGACAGACTGCCTTCCAGAGATCATAGAGATGCTGGAGTCTATGTCGCACCGTTCCTCAGGCACCGCTGTGGCTGCTGAGCTAGATGATTTGTTGGCGATGGTTACCAagtttgaatttatattttgtttgaaatttcTTTATCGAGTACTCAGTATCACAGGGATTCTTTCTAGAGAGTTTCAAAGTGAAACGGTTgacatcttttctttgttttcaaaaatagaaGCAATTTTGGAATGTTTATCTTCTGAAAggaatgatatatattttaaaactatctgGGATGGAGCAGATGAAGTATGTAAAAAGATAACAAGCAAAGGTTTTGATGTTGAGAAACCCtcttttcaaaaaagaagaaaaattcaaagaacaGTAGATCCCGGCAACTCAGAGCATGTGGTTTCTCCTACTTCAGCAGATGAAcaatataaagttaatatttaCTACCAAGGTCTGGATactatattaaaaaatttaaagttatatttttcaGAGTTTGACTATTGCAAAATGAGACAAATTTCAGAGCTGTTATTTAAGTGGAATGAGCCATTAAATGAAGCAACGGCCAAGCACATCCAGGAGTTCTATAAGCTTGAAGCAGACATTATCCCTGAGCTCCGGTTTTACCGGCAGTATGCAAGTCTCAACTTTGTCACAGAGAATGGTTCCCTAAGTCTCATTGACCTGGGCTGTTTGTTTACTCAGCATGGTCTTCACAATAATATTCCTTGTATCACGAAACTGTTGCATATTGCTTTGTCTTGGCCAATTACTTCAGCAAATAATGAGAAGTCATTTTCCACACTGCCTCATCTTAAAACATACTTACTTCGTACCATGGGACAAGAGAAACTTAGTAGCCTTGCTCTGATAGCTGTTGAGCAGGAACTGGTAAATAAATTGATGGAACCTGAAAGACTGGGGGGAATTGTCGAAAAATTCATTAGTCAAATGAAAGATACATAA